One Deinococcus grandis DNA window includes the following coding sequences:
- a CDS encoding GNAT family N-acetyltransferase: MTDLDLGGGYSARPISLEAYRAACARLEDRIFGGNSLFAFDPPVRAAPPLGESWNWGVFHGADLIGWHHAHARDERTVYMADTGLLPEHQGRGVYSRLLPHLLDAFRAAGFTLVQSHHRATNNAVILPKLRAGFHLQGLSAYEGGVNAALTLSLDGAYMQAMHVRSGFRAPSGEAARRLGVPDEGLPGLADAPGLPLPADAEAGVDLGGGYALHRVPTATYREVYAQLEASAYETDSFDWGDREPAPAPRGPLWSWLISHAGRVAGWQASRAWDTRTAYMVNTALLPAHRGRGVYTRLLPVVLDALHGEGYPLVRSHHHLTNNAVIVPKLRAGFRFQGVQVDEHGVMAVLLRSFDPAYAAYMDRRSGLTR, translated from the coding sequence ATGACCGACCTTGACCTGGGCGGCGGGTACTCGGCCCGCCCGATCTCGCTGGAGGCGTACCGGGCGGCGTGCGCGCGTCTGGAGGACCGGATCTTCGGCGGGAATTCGCTGTTCGCGTTCGATCCGCCGGTGCGGGCGGCCCCGCCGCTGGGCGAGTCGTGGAACTGGGGCGTGTTCCACGGCGCGGACCTGATCGGCTGGCATCACGCGCACGCGCGCGACGAGCGGACGGTGTACATGGCGGATACCGGGCTGCTGCCGGAGCATCAGGGGCGCGGGGTGTACTCGCGGTTGCTGCCGCACCTGCTGGACGCGTTCCGCGCGGCGGGATTCACGCTGGTGCAGAGTCACCACCGCGCGACGAACAACGCCGTGATCCTCCCGAAGCTCCGGGCCGGGTTTCACCTGCAGGGCCTCAGCGCCTACGAGGGCGGGGTGAATGCCGCGCTGACCCTCAGCCTGGACGGGGCGTACATGCAGGCGATGCACGTCCGCAGCGGCTTCCGTGCGCCCTCAGGGGAGGCGGCGCGGCGACTGGGCGTCCCGGACGAAGGGCTGCCCGGTCTGGCCGACGCGCCCGGCCTCCCCCTCCCGGCGGACGCCGAGGCGGGCGTGGATCTGGGCGGCGGGTACGCCCTGCACCGCGTGCCGACCGCCACGTACCGGGAGGTGTACGCGCAGCTGGAAGCCAGCGCGTACGAGACGGACTCGTTCGACTGGGGCGACCGTGAGCCCGCGCCCGCGCCGCGCGGTCCGCTGTGGAGCTGGCTGATCAGCCACGCGGGGCGGGTGGCCGGGTGGCAGGCCAGCCGCGCGTGGGACACCCGCACGGCGTACATGGTGAACACCGCGCTGCTGCCCGCGCACCGGGGGCGGGGCGTGTACACCCGCCTGCTGCCCGTGGTGCTGGACGCCCTGCACGGCGAAGGTTACCCGCTGGTGCGCAGTCATCACCACCTGACGAACAACGCCGTGATCGTCCCGAAGCTCCGCGCGGGCTTCCGCTTTCAGGGCGTGCAGGTCGACGAGCACGGCGTCATGGCAGTGCTGCTGCGCAGTTTCGACCCGGCGTACGCGGCGTACATGGACCGCCGCAGCGGCCTGACCCGCTGA
- a CDS encoding DsbA family oxidoreductase — translation MTRATELYFDFLCPYAWRGVELAAVLKTEGEAFTLRHYSLVEGNHAQNAKELTWRVTDQSLNAPDGEGYMKYLKPGLRAFLASHAAARQGDSAHWAFTLALFRAHHERKEPLTDEAIHAAAQEAGLDLDVFAQALADDQARRAELRAELDAAREVGVFGTPTFVLPTGEAAYYRFETLTREPTQARQWWDLYRAVLTSGAGIGTIKRARNRPPRRA, via the coding sequence ATGACCCGAGCGACCGAGCTGTACTTCGATTTCCTGTGCCCCTACGCGTGGCGCGGCGTGGAACTCGCCGCCGTCCTGAAAACGGAGGGCGAGGCGTTCACCCTGCGGCACTACTCGCTGGTGGAGGGCAACCATGCCCAGAACGCGAAGGAACTGACGTGGCGCGTCACGGATCAGAGCCTGAACGCCCCGGACGGCGAGGGATACATGAAGTACCTCAAGCCCGGCCTGCGCGCGTTCCTGGCGTCCCACGCGGCGGCCCGGCAGGGCGACTCGGCGCACTGGGCGTTCACGCTGGCCCTCTTCCGCGCCCACCACGAGCGCAAGGAGCCCCTGACGGACGAGGCCATCCACGCGGCGGCGCAGGAGGCCGGGCTGGACCTGGACGTCTTCGCGCAGGCCCTGGCCGACGATCAGGCCCGCCGCGCCGAGCTGCGCGCCGAACTGGACGCCGCGCGCGAGGTCGGGGTGTTCGGCACGCCCACGTTCGTCCTCCCGACCGGCGAGGCCGCGTACTACCGCTTCGAGACCCTCACCCGCGAGCCCACCCAGGCGCGCCAGTGGTGGGACCTGTACCGCGCCGTCCTGACCAGCGGGGCGGGCATCGGCACGATCAAACGCGCCAGGAACCGTCCGCCCCGCCGCGCCTGA